One genomic window of Candidatus Caccoplasma merdavium includes the following:
- a CDS encoding DEAD/DEAH box helicase: protein MKFEDFDLEPDVLEGLDAMNFKEATPVQEATIPVVLEGKDLIACAQTGTGKTAAYILPLLNLLTRRPSSRDCVRAIVIAPTRELAQQIDMQFEGFSYFLPISTFVVAGGGDGAQWDQQKRGLQMGADVMIATPGRLISHLLNTKGDLSGVEYLVLDEADRMLDMGFYDDIMQICSFLPKEGRQTLLFSATMPPKIRQLARQILHEPAEVNIAISKPNESIRQSAYICYEPQKMGIINAIFAQGVKGKTIIFSSSKLKVKQLTTTLCRRHYNARAMHSDLDQPQREEVMLDYKNGKIDILVATDIVSRGIDITDIVLVINYDVPHDPEDYIHRIGRTARANAEGEAITFVSVDDQERFYRIEKFLEREIPKTPLPEGLGEAPDYDILALDRRSSRKGGRGRSRKGGGGASGRSSREVRPGKDENRRNRTKTSAEVPAPDSTAAPATPSSSAGSDAPQKKSRRRNHRRRRGGNGGNNSPAGNTPAPAQDE, encoded by the coding sequence ATGAAATTTGAAGATTTTGATCTTGAACCCGATGTGCTGGAAGGTCTCGATGCGATGAACTTCAAAGAGGCGACGCCCGTGCAGGAGGCCACCATTCCCGTCGTTCTCGAAGGGAAAGACCTCATTGCTTGTGCCCAGACCGGTACCGGCAAGACGGCCGCCTATATATTGCCGTTGCTCAACCTGCTCACCCGCCGCCCTTCGTCGCGCGATTGTGTGCGGGCCATCGTCATAGCGCCCACCCGTGAATTGGCGCAGCAGATCGACATGCAGTTCGAAGGTTTTTCCTATTTCCTCCCCATCTCGACGTTTGTCGTTGCCGGCGGTGGAGATGGCGCCCAATGGGACCAGCAGAAACGCGGCCTGCAAATGGGCGCCGATGTGATGATTGCCACGCCCGGCCGTCTCATATCGCACCTGCTCAACACCAAGGGCGATCTCTCCGGGGTCGAATATCTCGTGCTCGACGAGGCCGACCGCATGCTCGACATGGGATTCTACGATGACATCATGCAAATCTGTTCGTTCCTGCCCAAAGAGGGGCGTCAGACCCTGCTTTTCTCGGCGACCATGCCGCCCAAGATACGGCAACTTGCCCGTCAGATTCTTCACGAACCGGCCGAAGTGAACATCGCCATATCCAAGCCCAACGAGTCGATACGCCAATCGGCCTACATCTGCTACGAACCCCAGAAAATGGGCATCATCAATGCTATTTTTGCCCAAGGCGTCAAAGGGAAAACCATCATTTTTTCTTCGTCGAAACTCAAAGTAAAACAACTCACGACGACACTCTGCCGGCGTCATTACAACGCCCGGGCCATGCACTCCGACCTCGACCAGCCCCAGCGCGAAGAGGTCATGCTCGACTACAAAAACGGCAAGATAGATATTCTTGTGGCGACCGACATCGTGTCACGAGGCATCGACATTACCGATATTGTGCTGGTTATCAACTACGACGTGCCGCACGACCCCGAAGATTATATCCACCGTATCGGCCGCACCGCCCGGGCCAATGCCGAGGGCGAAGCCATCACGTTTGTCTCGGTCGATGACCAGGAGCGTTTCTACCGTATCGAGAAATTCCTCGAACGCGAAATTCCCAAGACACCGCTGCCCGAGGGGCTGGGTGAAGCTCCCGACTATGACATACTCGCGCTCGACCGCCGCTCTTCCCGCAAAGGCGGACGCGGCCGTTCGCGGAAGGGGGGAGGAGGCGCATCGGGTCGCTCTTCCCGTGAAGTCCGCCCGGGGAAGGACGAGAATCGTCGCAACCGTACGAAAACGTCCGCCGAAGTGCCGGCGCCCGATTCCACGGCAGCACCCGCCACACCGTCGTCTTCGGCCGGAAGCGATGCTCCACAAAAGAAATCCCGCCGCCGCAATCACCGTCGTCGCCGGGGAGGCAACGGCGGGAACAATTCTCCGGCCGGTAATACCCCGGCTCCGGCACAGGACGAATAG
- a CDS encoding sugar O-acetyltransferase, with protein MDIFERMRAGELILENDPDYYLLQEAFESGLKLVNELNNKPHTDEEVREILGRLTDSHIDDTVRIFLPFHTVFGRFTRLGKNVFINSGCTFLDRGGITLEDDVFIGPQVCLITENHPEEPHLRHNVYTRPIVIKRNAWIGAGAIVLPGITVGENAIVGAGSVVTKDVPANAIYAGNPARFIRNIKI; from the coding sequence ATGGATATTTTTGAAAGAATGAGAGCAGGCGAACTGATTCTCGAAAATGACCCCGACTATTACTTGTTACAGGAAGCCTTCGAGTCGGGACTGAAACTTGTCAATGAACTCAACAACAAACCTCACACCGACGAAGAGGTTCGAGAGATTCTCGGTCGGCTCACAGACAGCCACATCGACGACACGGTGCGTATATTCCTTCCTTTCCACACCGTATTTGGCCGATTTACCCGATTAGGGAAAAATGTCTTTATCAACTCGGGGTGCACCTTTCTCGACCGAGGTGGCATCACACTCGAAGATGATGTTTTCATCGGCCCGCAAGTATGTCTCATCACAGAAAATCACCCCGAAGAGCCTCATTTGCGACACAACGTCTACACTCGCCCCATTGTCATCAAACGCAACGCTTGGATAGGCGCCGGCGCCATCGTCTTGCCCGGCATCACGGTGGGTGAAAATGCTATTGTGGGCGCCGGTTCGGTTGTCACAAAAGATGTTCCTGCCAATGCGATTTATGCCGGGAATCCGGCTCGATTTATCCGCAACATAAAAATATAA
- a CDS encoding S46 family peptidase yields the protein MKLRKRLATLLAATLALSPAMADEGMWLLPFLKQQNSEQLKKAGLLIDVDDIYNPDSTSMKDAVVIFGGGCTGEIISSEGLILTNHHCGYDAIQQHSTVEHDYLTDGFWAMSKKDELPTPGLQVRFIEKIVEVTDSIDKAVEESGDEMNAYNAAFLNKQARKMAGEKFLAENPFTEVVIKPFYGGNRYFMFTITVYNDIRMVGAPPSSIGKFGADTDNWMWPRHTGDFSLFRVYTSPDGKPAEYSADNVPMKPKRYFNISLKGVTENDYTMIMGFPGTTNRYYTSWEVKDMRDVVNATRIAMRGVRQAELLDEMLADPAVRIQYASKYARSSNYHKNAIGMNRGIDKLNVIGEKQAGEEALRQWARANNHPEYIAALDSIAAVMDEMSAVNLAYYQLLEGVAIAIEYTQVPPTAALIKALKEKNQPRVDSLMTILKENYAQFADKDYNAQVDRRVAKAMLKAYRDAVPEGERIAIFDLIDKKFKGDIDRYVDAAFEKSVFASQANFEKFCKKPSAKTLENDLMVALRNAYIEKSLELAAERKPLSDRLTRAKKVYIKGLLDMAGDAPTYPDANFTIRLTYGNVLPYSPADGVDYRYYTTQRGILEKEDPDNWEFVVPAKLKELILKKDFGEYAMANGDLPCCFLSNNDITGGNSGSPVINAKGELIGAAFDGNWEAMSGDIVFEKDLQRCINVDIRYILFIIDKYAGAQNLIDEMTIIR from the coding sequence ATGAAGTTAAGAAAAAGATTGGCAACCCTCCTTGCCGCAACCCTCGCCCTCTCGCCGGCCATGGCCGATGAAGGCATGTGGCTCCTGCCCTTCCTCAAACAGCAAAACAGCGAACAGCTGAAAAAGGCCGGTCTGCTCATCGATGTCGACGACATCTACAACCCCGACAGCACCTCGATGAAAGACGCCGTAGTCATCTTCGGCGGCGGTTGCACCGGCGAAATCATCTCCTCCGAAGGACTGATTCTCACCAACCACCACTGCGGTTACGACGCCATACAACAACACAGCACGGTCGAGCACGACTACCTCACCGACGGATTCTGGGCCATGAGCAAGAAAGATGAGCTGCCCACCCCGGGACTGCAAGTGCGGTTTATCGAGAAAATCGTCGAGGTGACCGACTCCATCGACAAGGCCGTCGAAGAGTCGGGCGACGAGATGAATGCCTACAACGCCGCATTTCTCAACAAACAGGCCCGTAAAATGGCCGGCGAGAAATTCCTGGCCGAAAACCCCTTCACCGAAGTAGTCATCAAACCGTTCTACGGCGGCAACCGGTACTTCATGTTCACCATCACCGTCTACAACGACATACGCATGGTAGGCGCTCCCCCCTCGTCGATAGGCAAATTCGGGGCCGACACCGACAACTGGATGTGGCCGCGCCACACGGGCGACTTCTCGCTCTTCCGCGTCTACACCTCACCCGACGGCAAACCGGCCGAGTACAGCGCCGACAACGTGCCGATGAAACCCAAACGTTACTTCAACATCTCGCTCAAAGGGGTAACCGAGAACGACTATACCATGATTATGGGTTTCCCCGGGACGACCAACCGCTACTACACCTCCTGGGAGGTAAAAGACATGCGCGACGTAGTGAATGCCACCCGCATCGCCATGCGGGGAGTGCGTCAGGCCGAGTTGCTCGACGAGATGCTGGCCGACCCTGCCGTGCGCATACAATATGCCAGCAAATACGCCCGTTCGAGCAACTATCATAAAAACGCCATCGGCATGAACCGCGGCATCGACAAGTTGAACGTCATCGGCGAAAAACAAGCGGGCGAAGAGGCTTTGCGCCAATGGGCCCGCGCCAACAACCACCCCGAGTACATCGCCGCCCTCGACAGCATCGCCGCCGTCATGGACGAAATGTCGGCCGTCAATCTCGCCTATTACCAACTGCTCGAAGGCGTGGCCATCGCCATCGAATATACCCAGGTACCTCCCACGGCCGCCTTGATAAAAGCCCTCAAAGAGAAAAACCAACCGCGTGTCGACTCCCTGATGACGATACTGAAAGAGAACTACGCCCAATTTGCCGACAAAGACTACAACGCACAAGTCGACCGCCGGGTGGCCAAAGCCATGCTGAAAGCCTACCGCGATGCCGTGCCCGAGGGTGAACGCATCGCCATCTTCGACCTCATCGACAAGAAATTCAAGGGCGACATCGACCGCTATGTCGACGCCGCTTTCGAGAAATCGGTATTCGCCAGCCAGGCCAACTTCGAGAAATTCTGCAAAAAGCCCTCGGCCAAGACGCTCGAAAACGACCTCATGGTTGCCCTGCGCAACGCCTACATCGAGAAGTCGCTCGAACTGGCGGCCGAGCGCAAACCGCTGAGCGACCGCCTCACCCGCGCCAAGAAGGTGTATATCAAAGGTCTGCTCGACATGGCCGGTGATGCCCCCACCTATCCCGATGCCAACTTCACCATACGTCTCACCTACGGAAACGTGCTGCCCTACTCCCCGGCCGACGGTGTCGACTACCGCTACTACACCACCCAACGCGGCATTCTCGAAAAAGAAGACCCCGACAACTGGGAATTTGTGGTACCGGCCAAGCTCAAAGAGCTCATTCTCAAAAAGGACTTCGGCGAGTATGCCATGGCCAACGGCGACCTGCCCTGCTGCTTCCTGAGCAACAACGACATCACGGGCGGCAACTCGGGCAGCCCTGTCATCAACGCCAAGGGTGAACTCATCGGCGCCGCCTTCGACGGCAACTGGGAAGCCATGAGCGGCGACATCGTCTTTGAGAAAGACCTGCAACGCTGCATCAACGTCGACATACGATACATTCTCTTCATCATCGACAAATATGCCGGCGCACAGAACCTCATCGACGAAATGACCATCATACGATAA
- a CDS encoding SDR family NAD(P)-dependent oxidoreductase: MKKNIAVITGADGGMGREITRAVAAAGYPVVMVCYNPEKAEPVRRSIIEQSGNKAIEIMQVDLCSLASVNRLAEELLQRNTPIDLLMNNAGTLDPRHIETVDGLARTTSVNYVAPYLLTRKLLPLLHRGSRIVNMVSCTYAIGHIELPDFFTRGRKGSFWRIPIYSNTKLALTLFTLELADRLKEQGITVNAADPGIVSTNIIKMHNPVIDTLCDLFFRPFIRTPRQGAATAIGLLLSPEAEGRTGTFNASCRVKPLSAKYTEHPMRQTLWDETEKIVKKYLS, translated from the coding sequence ATGAAAAAAAATATCGCAGTCATTACCGGTGCCGACGGTGGCATGGGCCGGGAAATCACCCGGGCCGTAGCGGCCGCAGGATATCCGGTCGTCATGGTCTGCTACAACCCCGAGAAAGCCGAGCCCGTGCGCCGCTCTATCATCGAACAGAGCGGGAACAAAGCCATCGAAATCATGCAGGTCGACCTCTGTTCTCTGGCCTCGGTAAACCGTCTGGCCGAAGAGCTCCTGCAACGCAACACCCCCATCGACCTGCTCATGAACAATGCCGGCACCCTCGACCCCCGTCACATCGAGACCGTCGACGGTCTGGCGCGCACAACCAGCGTCAACTACGTCGCCCCCTACCTGCTCACCCGCAAGCTGCTCCCGCTCCTGCACCGCGGAAGCCGCATCGTCAACATGGTATCGTGCACCTACGCCATCGGCCACATCGAGTTGCCCGACTTCTTCACCCGCGGCCGGAAAGGCAGCTTCTGGCGCATTCCCATATACAGCAACACCAAACTGGCCCTCACCCTGTTTACCCTCGAACTGGCCGACCGGCTCAAAGAGCAAGGCATCACCGTAAACGCCGCCGACCCGGGTATCGTGTCGACCAACATCATCAAGATGCACAACCCGGTCATCGACACCCTGTGCGACCTCTTTTTCAGGCCGTTCATTCGCACCCCCCGGCAAGGAGCCGCCACGGCCATCGGCCTGCTGCTTTCGCCCGAAGCCGAAGGCCGCACGGGAACGTTCAACGCCAGTTGCCGGGTAAAACCACTATCGGCCAAATACACCGAACACCCCATGCGTCAAACCTTGTGGGACGAGACCGAGAAAATCGTCAAGAAATACCTGTCCTGA
- a CDS encoding NADH:flavin oxidoreductase translates to MESKLFTPVTIGPLTLRNRTIRSAAFESMCPGNKPSQKLHDYHKSVADGGVGMTTIAYAAVCQSGLSFDSQLWMRPEIVPGLKEITDDIHRSGAAVSIQLGHCGNMSHKKTCGVIPVSASSGFNPYSPTFVRGLRKEELPEMAKNFGRAVNLAREAGFDAVEIHAGHGYLISQFLSPYTNHRKDEYGGSLENRMRFMDMCMEEVMKAAGNDLAVFVKMNMRDGFKGGMEIDESLQVAHRLEQSGAHALVLSGGFVSRAPMYVMRGTMPLKTMTYYMDCWWLKYGVKMFGRLMVPTVPFKEAYFLEDALKFRKELNIPLVYVGGLVSRAKIDEVLDCGFEAVQMGRALLNEPGFVNRMAREENACNNCGHSNYCIARMYSLDMACHHKVEGLPDCLQKEIKKLEFK, encoded by the coding sequence ATGGAATCGAAACTTTTCACCCCGGTAACCATCGGTCCGCTCACCTTGCGGAACCGCACCATACGCTCGGCCGCTTTTGAAAGCATGTGCCCCGGTAACAAACCCTCCCAAAAACTGCACGACTACCACAAATCGGTAGCCGACGGCGGCGTGGGCATGACCACCATCGCCTATGCGGCCGTGTGCCAAAGCGGCCTGTCGTTTGACAGCCAGCTGTGGATGCGCCCCGAAATCGTGCCGGGACTGAAAGAAATCACCGACGACATACACCGCTCCGGCGCCGCCGTCTCGATACAACTGGGACACTGCGGCAACATGTCGCACAAGAAAACATGCGGCGTGATACCCGTCTCGGCATCGAGCGGATTCAACCCCTACTCGCCCACCTTCGTGCGGGGACTGCGCAAAGAGGAATTACCCGAGATGGCGAAGAACTTCGGCCGCGCCGTGAACCTGGCCCGCGAAGCCGGCTTCGACGCCGTGGAGATACACGCCGGCCACGGATACCTCATCAGCCAGTTCCTCTCGCCCTATACCAACCACCGCAAAGACGAATACGGCGGCTCGCTCGAAAACCGCATGCGCTTCATGGACATGTGCATGGAAGAGGTCATGAAGGCCGCCGGGAACGACCTCGCCGTCTTTGTAAAAATGAACATGCGCGACGGCTTCAAGGGCGGCATGGAAATCGACGAGAGCCTGCAAGTGGCCCACCGCCTCGAACAGTCGGGCGCCCATGCCCTGGTCCTGAGCGGCGGTTTCGTGAGCCGCGCCCCCATGTATGTGATGCGCGGCACGATGCCCCTCAAAACGATGACCTACTACATGGACTGCTGGTGGCTGAAATACGGCGTGAAAATGTTTGGCCGCCTGATGGTGCCCACGGTACCTTTCAAAGAAGCCTATTTCCTCGAAGACGCGCTGAAATTCAGGAAAGAACTGAACATACCGTTGGTATATGTGGGCGGTCTCGTATCGCGGGCCAAAATCGACGAGGTGCTCGACTGCGGCTTCGAGGCCGTGCAGATGGGGCGCGCCCTGCTCAACGAGCCCGGTTTCGTAAACCGCATGGCGCGTGAAGAAAATGCCTGCAACAACTGCGGGCACAGCAACTACTGCATCGCCCGCATGTACTCCCTCGACATGGCTTGCCACCACAAGGTCGAGGGTCTGCCCGACTGTCTGCAAAAAGAAATCAAGAAACTGGAATTCAAATAA
- a CDS encoding DUF1295 domain-containing protein, with the protein MALHEFNIFLLIMSGIAAVVFVALYFLKAGYGMFRDSRWGISLNNKVAWVLMEAPVFIVMALLWWGSERRFETAPLIIFLLFELHYFQRSFVFPFLMKGKSRMPVSIMLMGVVFNVLNGFMQGEWLFYLAPADRYTTEWLTTPPFIIGTLIFFTGMVINWHSDNVIRHLRQPGDTRHYLPQKGLYRYVTSANYFGELVEWTGFAILTWSAAGAVFAWWTFANLVPRANAIYHRYQQEFGTQMGNRKRIFPFLY; encoded by the coding sequence ATCGCACTTCACGAATTTAACATTTTCCTACTGATAATGAGCGGCATAGCAGCCGTTGTCTTCGTAGCGCTTTACTTTCTCAAAGCCGGATACGGCATGTTCAGGGACAGCCGTTGGGGCATCTCGCTCAACAACAAGGTGGCTTGGGTGCTGATGGAAGCCCCCGTGTTTATCGTCATGGCCCTGCTGTGGTGGGGGTCGGAACGACGCTTCGAGACGGCACCGCTCATCATCTTCCTGCTCTTCGAGCTGCACTATTTCCAGCGGTCGTTTGTCTTTCCCTTCCTCATGAAAGGGAAAAGCCGCATGCCGGTGAGCATCATGCTCATGGGAGTCGTCTTCAACGTGCTGAACGGTTTCATGCAGGGCGAATGGCTCTTCTACCTCGCCCCGGCCGACCGCTACACGACCGAGTGGCTCACCACGCCGCCATTTATCATCGGCACCCTCATCTTCTTCACGGGCATGGTCATCAACTGGCACTCCGACAACGTGATACGCCACCTGCGCCAACCGGGCGACACCCGTCACTACCTGCCGCAGAAGGGGCTGTATCGCTATGTGACCTCGGCCAACTACTTCGGCGAACTGGTCGAGTGGACAGGTTTCGCCATTCTCACCTGGTCGGCAGCCGGAGCGGTATTCGCCTGGTGGACATTTGCCAACCTCGTGCCCCGCGCCAACGCCATCTACCACCGCTACCAACAGGAATTCGGCACCCAAATGGGCAACCGCAAACGCATCTTCCCGTTTCTATATTGA
- a CDS encoding CidA/LrgA family protein: MVRQCAILFGCLALGELIVYLTGVKLPSSIIGMLLLTLFLKLGWVKLHWVRGLADFLVANLGFFFVPPGVALMLYFDVIAAQFWPIVIATVVSTMLVLVVTGWSHQLTRKTNGLLRK; the protein is encoded by the coding sequence ATGGTACGACAATGTGCTATTCTCTTCGGTTGCTTGGCTTTGGGCGAGCTCATCGTCTATCTCACCGGAGTAAAGCTCCCGTCGAGCATCATCGGAATGTTGTTGCTCACGTTGTTTCTTAAACTGGGCTGGGTCAAGTTGCATTGGGTGCGCGGCCTGGCCGATTTCCTGGTTGCCAACCTCGGCTTCTTTTTCGTGCCGCCCGGTGTGGCGCTCATGCTCTATTTCGACGTGATAGCGGCCCAGTTTTGGCCCATCGTCATCGCAACGGTAGTCAGCACCATGTTGGTGCTGGTCGTTACCGGTTGGTCTCACCAGTTAACCCGAAAAACCAATGGACTTCTTCGAAAATAA
- a CDS encoding LrgB family protein produces MDFFENKFFLLTLTFAIFFAAKVLQKKTGLVLLNPILITIALLIVFLRFTGISYDTYQEGGYLIEFWLKPAVVALGVPLYLQLETIKKQLLPIIISELVGCLVGIVSVVLVAKLLGATQEVIVSLASKSVTTPIAMEVTQAVGGIPSLTAAVVVCVGIFGAIFGFKVLALGHVKSPIAQGLSMGTASHAVGTSAAMEVSGKYGAYASLGLTLNGIFTALLTPTILRLLGLL; encoded by the coding sequence ATGGACTTCTTCGAAAATAAATTCTTCCTGCTCACGCTCACCTTCGCCATCTTTTTTGCCGCCAAGGTGTTGCAGAAGAAGACGGGATTGGTTCTGCTCAATCCCATCTTGATAACCATCGCCCTGCTCATCGTCTTTCTGCGCTTCACCGGCATCAGTTACGACACCTATCAGGAGGGCGGATACCTCATCGAGTTTTGGCTCAAACCCGCTGTTGTGGCCCTCGGCGTGCCCCTCTACCTGCAACTCGAAACCATCAAGAAACAGCTCCTGCCCATCATCATCTCCGAGTTGGTGGGCTGCCTCGTGGGTATCGTCTCGGTGGTGCTGGTGGCCAAGCTGTTGGGTGCCACACAGGAGGTCATCGTGTCGCTGGCGTCGAAGTCGGTGACTACCCCCATCGCCATGGAGGTGACGCAGGCCGTCGGCGGCATACCCTCGCTCACGGCTGCCGTGGTGGTGTGTGTGGGCATCTTCGGGGCAATATTCGGTTTCAAGGTCTTGGCGCTCGGCCATGTCAAGAGTCCCATTGCGCAGGGGCTCTCCATGGGTACCGCCTCCCATGCCGTGGGCACCTCGGCTGCCATGGAGGTGAGCGGCAAGTATGGCGCCTATGCCAGCCTCGGCCTCACCCTCAACGGTATCTTCACCGCCCTGCTCACCCCCACGATACTCCGCCTGCTGGGATTGCTCTGA
- a CDS encoding 1-acyl-sn-glycerol-3-phosphate acyltransferase — protein sequence MIILRFLYQWLIVMPIMVVVTIIAALVTIIGCFLGDHRVWGYYPGLIWSRLFCIVSLVHVEVKGREKLDRSTSYVFVANHQGAYDIFLVYGYLGHKFKWMMKNTLRRIPFVGAACAAAGFIFVDRSGKGLRETLAAAEKILTRGMSLVVFPEGSRTPDGHLHRFKKGAYQIADDLSLPVVPMTIDGSYRVLSKNSKIIRPGKITLTIHEPVYPGADGHYDMDALIDTTYRAIESALPQRGPIANKS from the coding sequence ATGATTATCCTGCGTTTTCTTTACCAGTGGCTCATCGTCATGCCCATCATGGTAGTCGTCACGATTATCGCGGCTCTTGTCACCATCATCGGTTGTTTCCTCGGCGACCATCGCGTGTGGGGATATTATCCCGGACTCATTTGGTCGCGCCTCTTCTGCATCGTATCTTTGGTGCACGTCGAAGTCAAGGGTCGCGAGAAACTCGACCGCTCCACCTCTTATGTCTTTGTGGCCAACCACCAGGGCGCCTACGACATATTCCTGGTCTATGGCTATCTCGGGCACAAATTCAAATGGATGATGAAAAACACCTTGCGCCGCATACCTTTTGTCGGGGCGGCCTGCGCTGCCGCGGGATTCATCTTCGTCGACCGCTCGGGCAAGGGACTGCGCGAGACATTGGCCGCCGCCGAGAAAATCCTCACCCGCGGCATGTCGCTCGTCGTTTTCCCCGAAGGTTCCCGCACCCCCGACGGACACCTGCACCGTTTCAAGAAAGGAGCCTATCAGATTGCCGACGACCTCTCCTTGCCCGTCGTACCCATGACCATCGACGGCTCTTACCGGGTACTGTCGAAAAATTCCAAAATCATCCGCCCCGGGAAAATCACCCTCACCATACACGAGCCCGTGTATCCCGGTGCCGATGGACACTACGATATGGACGCACTCATCGACACGACCTACCGCGCCATCGAGTCTGCCTTACCGCAACGAGGCCCGATTGCTAACAAAAGTTAA